One part of the Brevundimonas sp. NIBR11 genome encodes these proteins:
- a CDS encoding FKBP-type peptidyl-prolyl cis-trans isomerase, whose protein sequence is MKIIPTFVAASLSALALAACATAPEPAPVVDPNAHSTPAEYEAGQAAYLSWNGAGRGWTTTESGLQYRREGRAHPEGRQPTETDTVRVHYEGTFIDGRKFDSSYDRGEPAEFPLNRVIKGWTEGVALMHVGETFYFAIPASLGYGDRWVGGDELPPNSTLLFKVELLEVK, encoded by the coding sequence ATGAAAATCATCCCCACCTTCGTGGCCGCATCCCTGTCGGCGCTGGCTCTCGCCGCCTGCGCCACCGCCCCTGAGCCCGCGCCCGTCGTCGATCCGAACGCTCATTCGACGCCAGCCGAATACGAGGCCGGTCAGGCCGCCTACCTGTCCTGGAACGGCGCCGGTCGCGGCTGGACCACCACCGAGTCGGGCCTGCAATACCGCCGCGAAGGCCGCGCCCATCCCGAGGGCCGCCAGCCGACCGAGACCGACACCGTCCGCGTCCACTACGAGGGGACCTTCATCGACGGCCGCAAGTTCGACTCATCCTATGACCGGGGCGAGCCGGCCGAGTTCCCCCTGAACCGCGTCATCAAGGGCTGGACCGAAGGCGTCGCCCTCATGCACGTCGGCGAAACCTTCTACTTCGCCATCCCCGCCTCGCTCGGCTACGGCGACCGCTGGGTCGGCGGCGACGAACTCCCGCCCAACTCGACCCTGCTGTTCAAGGTCGAACTTCTGGAAGTGAAGTAA